DNA from Maniola hyperantus chromosome 28, iAphHyp1.2, whole genome shotgun sequence:
TATAGACATGCAAATCGAAGCACCTTTGAAGAAGAAGTCCATACAGACATAAATAATGACGGTTACATAAATTATGCAGAGTATGGCTTTAGCATGCATAGAACTAAACTCAATGCTACTAAGATTGCACGCGGGGAGAAAATATAGGACAATATGCCATGCTGCTATTGTCAGTGTATATCCGACAGAGTTATATGCTTATTTAGAGTCTTAAGATTGTTATGACACAAACTCCTCTGTCGGCATACACCGACAATTACTGTTACCCTTAAAGACGCACAAATCTAAGTAACTTTGGACCTTGCGTTAAACCATACAGACATAAATAATGACAGTTATATAGATTATGCTGAATATGGGCTTAGCATGCATAGAACTAAACTCAATGCTACCGTGGGGGGAAATAGGACGGTAGGCTATCTAAACTATTTTTAAGTGAACCTATTTTTGGTGTATATTCGATAGGATTTTACACACGTTGAAGGTCCTCAGGCGTCTTAAGATTGTCACAACACGACCTCTCCTGTTTGTTGGGATTAGTCGGGCATACACCGACAGTTAATTTTGACTTTTGTAAAATTGTTTccatttattttcaataaacgTTTCTTATCTTTGTTTATAAATCTTCTATGCTTTTTCCTATCACCTTGTACCGATCGCTAAATTAatgttttgaaaatcccttggaaactcttagactttccgggatacaaagtagcctatggcactctccagatttttaacgatacccatgcaaaaaatcacattgatccgtttctccgttgtgacgtgattgaaggacaaaccgacaaacaaacatacttacgcatttataatatgggtagtaatgtacagaaatcgtccagttacagttAGATATATTAGTtataagaaagaaaagaaaagacgtttatttaccaaactgtAGGTATAGATACTTACAACATATCAAGTGCCAGCGCAGCGAGCgcataattttatttgaatatgaTTCCAGACTCCGACGGCACGAAGAAGGAGTCAGTAGTGAAGTATACCGACGCAGACCTGTCGGAGATCGTGGAAGGCGCACTAAAGCAGGCCGACAGGAACCACGACGGATTCATAGACTGGCCCGAGTACAGATCCGTCACAGTCGGATAAAGGCCAACAAACGCAGTGGCATAGTATACAATCTTGAGACTAAACTGACAAGACTGTCTAAATCTAGGGAATAAATAAAACACGAATActtggtttattttatttactatgttttattatttaatggaataattaatgaaaataaaaagccctatcaagtgcgagtcggactcgcacacgaagggttctgtaccaccATACAGGAAATAacgctttttaattttcttggtggccattttgaattattatgattgttgttagcctgactcgtacttggcctgttttttatttttattcctataCAAATTAGCtctcgactgcaatctcacctgttggtaagtgatgatgcagtctaagatggaagcgggctaacctggaaagggtatggcagtttttattgaaaccCATGCcctattggtttctacacggcatcgtaccggaacgctaaatagctaGGAGGTCCGGGTGTGCCTGTTGTGGTAActagccgaagcctcccaccagaccagaaatttagaaattactagcgacccgccccgacttcgcatgggtgcaaaaaacaaatgtttaatatcagaaaaatatatttattttcatatcacACATTTAAAATAGGAACTatttataataaacaaaatgaTTTGTAGAGTAATTAAGTAAATGagcctagctttaagttttattgtataagCGGACCGAAATATCGTTGTataggcgttactttgcggaagtccatgatatacaatgaaccaaaagcttcatttgctgtaatccgctgaaagaggtcaaatctgtatggtgtaacatgcagcatgcgaaatgcaccgcccgccctcccactgctaaccatgcagggaAAAGCatccaccaggcaagcaatacgcaccaccaccacgcagcaccataCAAATTCCAAAACACACTTGACGctcgtttcgccccgacaccgaagcatcctcaggagatgtagaccttacacgTAGCGCTAGTTGTTCTATATCGCCTCTACCAATCTAAGGGGTTCTGCATCGCGTCTCGCAGGGAGACACTGTTGCTGCTGTAGAACTGAGTGAACCAGGCTCGGAAGGTGCGGATAGTCTTGTCGCTCTTGGCGTAGGCGGGCGAGCTCACGTAGCGCTTGTTGTTCCATATCGCCTCTACCAATCTAAGGGGTTCTGCATCGCGTCTCGCAGGGAGACACTGTGGCTGCTGTAGAACTGAGTGAACCAGGCTCGGAAGGTGCGGATAGTCTTGTCGCTCTTGGCGTAGGCGGGCGAGCTCACGTAGCGCTTGTTGTTCCATATCGCCTCTACCAATCTAAGGGGTTCTGCATCGCGTCTCGCAGGGAGACACTGTTGCTGCTGTAGAACTGAGTGAACCAGGCTCGGAAGGTGCGGATAGTCTTGTCGCTCTTGGCGTAGGCGGGCGAGCTCACGTAGCGCTTGTTGTTCCATATCGCCTCTACCAATCTAAGGGGTTCTGCATCGCGTCTCGCAGGGAGACACTGTTGCTGCTGTAGAACTGAGTGAACCAGGCTCGGAAGGTGCGGATAGTCTTGTCGCTCTTGGCGTAGGCGGGCGAGCTCACGTAGCGCTTGTTGTTCCATATCGCCTCTACCAATCTAAGGGGTTCTGCATCGCGTCTCGCAGGGAGACACTGTTGCTGCTGTAGAACTGAGTGAACCAGGCTCGGAAGGTGCGGATAGTCTTGTCGCTCTTGGCGTAGGCGGGCGAGCTCACGTAGCGCTTGTTGTTCCATATCGCCTCTACCAATCTAAGGGGTTCTGCATCGCGTCTCGCAGGGAGACACTGTTGCTGCTGTAGAACTGAGTGAACCAGGCTCGGAAGGTGCGGATAGTCTTGTCGCTCTTGGCGTAGGCGGGCGAGCTCACGTAGCGCTTGTTGTTCCATATCGCCTCTACCAATCTAAGGGGTTCTGCATCGCGTCTCGCAGGGAGACACTGTGGCTGCTGTAGAACTGAGTGAACCAGGCTCGGAAGGTGCGGATAGTCTTGTCGCTCTTGGCGTAGGCGGGCGAGCTCACGTAGCGCTTGTTGTTCCATATCGCCTCTACCAATCTAAGGGGTTCTGCATCGCGTCTCGCAGGGAGACACTGTTGCTGCTGTAGAACTGAGTGAACCAGGCTCGGAAGGTGCGGATAGTCTTGTCGCTCTTGGCGTAGGCAGGCGAGCTCACGTAGCGCTTGTTGTTCCATATCGCCACGTCTCTTTGGAACtgtaacagacaaacatacaaggttagtgatttttttatagatttttttaaagatacagatacaagttagcccttggctgtaatctcacctggtggtatctgatggtgcagtctaagatagaagcgggctaacctcaATCTACAGTTGAAGAATATCCTACCATGCATTTTTTTAGGAAaaaggacccttataggatcactttgttgtctgtctgtctgtcaagaaacctacagggtacttcccgttgatctagaatcatgaaatttggcaggtaggtaggtcttataactggcattaggggtatggcagtttttattaaaccacacAATGTAAATAGAGTGAATGACCGAATTATAGTTGttataatacgttgacgaatgacaggaatgagtggaagaagaagacatgttgtgccgaccccacgtagcgtgggataaggtaaggaagaagaagaagaagaagacaatGTACAATCGATGAAGCATTCTCTGCAGGAGAAAAATTTGGTGCCAGTGGTGTCACTGTCTGCGACACGGTCATGAGTCACAAAGGGGATAATTCTATTCAGTCTCTAATAAGAAAAGCGCCGCTCCAAGCCTCTCTCTCTGACTCTCTGCAGAAGGGGCATTATTGACAGAAACACTATCATGGGTCGCAGAGGGGACATACCTGGCTTGCCTCCAGGAAGACCAGAGCAGCCCCAAGCGGCGCGTTGTAGTACGGCGAGTACACTCGGTGAACCACTCGCTGCAGCAGTGGTGCCAAAGGCGTCACCGATTGCGACACCATCATGGGTCCCAGGGGTGACATGAAGTTCAGGCGGACGTGGGCTGGACCTATCTGGAAgtcaaaaaatttttacaaaaaaaataaaaaccgacttcgttacataaacactaaaaattgaaaaataatttaatttattaccgaatatattatgtatacaagagttaatatagttccataataatactttttggtgccggtgccaattagctttagctgcgcgaatcgtctagacttcatatttttatgggactccacaatggcacctcattggcaccgaccccaaaaaatattattatggaactatattaactcttgtatacataatatattcggtaataaattaaattatttttcaatttttagtgtttatgtaacgaagtcggtttttatttttttgtaaaattttttatttcacaatttttagtggccccatggaattatgctatgactggttaaaaatctactgtttactaagctgttacactgatcgcgagcaatttactcttatccgttgaggagttccagtatctatcttcgaagatgttcatcagatcttcaccaaattgaaatgggaccaactttgaagtataccctttcaaacaaaaaaagaattttcaaaatcggtccaggcgtttttgagtaatcggggaacatacataaaaaataaaaaaaaaaaaaaaaaaaaaaaaaaaaagattccgacgaattgagaacctcctcctttttttgaagtcggttaaaaagagatcTCTGTGAGCGCAAAGTTTTAATCCTACTATCCTACTTCCTACTAATCCTACTTCCTACTATCCTACGaatcctacttcctacttattaatattaatattttaaatgtgaaagtgtggatgtttgttactcaatcacgcaaaaactactggacggatttggctgaaatttggaatggagatagattataccctggattaacacataggctacgttttgtcccggaaaatcaaagagttcccgcaggatttcaaaaaacgtaaatccacgcggacgaagtcgcgagcatcagctagtcaacaATAATaccaccgcaccgcacgccaccgcaatcaattccaccctcaccacctgggtgtctggtgcacttcgaccgtccgttgtgccagatccttttttccacgcacatgcaaactgtggaatcaacttcattcggcggtgttcccactagattacgacatggggttgttcaaggggcggactgacaaattcctgaaaggccggcaacgcatcggcagttcctctggtgctgcaaatgttcatgggcggcggtaatcacttaacatcaagtgatccgcctgctcgttttctcaccatttttattataaaaaaaccggccaagtgcgagtcaggctcgcgcaatgagggttccgtactacagtcgtatttttcgacattttgcacgataattctaaaactatgatgcataaaaataaataaaaatctgttttagaatgcacaggtgaagccctttcatatgataccgttgatatagttatcttacttagacaattgaaaatactaattaattagttcatgaccacaatttaattttttttgtgtgatccaaccctaaattcacggttttcagatttttccccaaatgtcagctataagatctacctacctgccaaatttcatgattctaggtcaacgggaagtaccctgtaggtttcttgacagaccgacagacagacagacaacaaagtgatcctataagggtcctttttaaccgacttcaaaaaaaggaggaggttctcaattcgttggaatctttttttttcctAAAAAAATGCATGGTAGGATATTCTTTCGTCCTTGTTTTCACAATTAGAGGACATACCTGATTAACTGTAACTTTCAGCGGAAAAACGTCAATTTTCATGATGATATACTTCTGCGAGATTGTGATTTTAGCGAGATGCTCCTCGTCGCCCCTCATCCACTCCGCGCCCCAGGTGTGATGACCTGGaatatcatcatgatgatcaaaccatcaccagctcactgcAGACCACGGCGGCGGCGTGATTCAGGCTTGCGACAAACGTAAATCTCgctatcattgctgtcaaatctccggctagagagagacagcaatagccacaaagcaaaataagaagaagaagaagagagacagcaaatgaactgtcggatttctactgctgtcgcgttgctgtcgctactgcaaccgcgccggtctcctctcacagtcagaagggtttggccattctactggccatgtgtggattggtagacttcacacacctttgagaacattatggagaactctcaggcatgcaggtttcctcacgatattttccttcaccgttaaagcaagtgatatttaattactttaaacgcacataacttcgaaaagttagaggtgcgtgtccgggatcgaatgacctccgattagaaggcgaacgtcctaaccactaggctatcacagcttttttagaCCTGGAATAGTGATTAAATATAATAGATAATAGAAGTTTTGGTAGGTaaccaaaatttatttttgtgccaaATATGTCTCATAGCTATTAACTTAAGTTTTggtagagaaaaaaaaatatttctgggCCAAATATGTCCAGCCACATATATGGCCCAGTCCACCAGCAACCTGCAATTTAAGCAAGGATGAATAGTTTTGGTACAtgagcaaaatttttttttgggcCAAATATGGCCtcatggttcatgagatacagcctggtgacagatggatagacggacggactgcggagtcatagtaatagggtcccgttttaccctttgggtatggaaccctaattaCGACTCAGACTATGAAGGCGATCTTGGTATCTTACTCTAGTTTTTGGCTAGTCTCCGCGTCCAAAATTCTGTGGAAAACGTTCAGGTGTGCCACATCTGCACCGTTCTCTGGTATTTACCTATGATTTGGTTGAGGAAGGGATACTTGAGGCCGATGTCTGAGAACATGGACACTGTGTGGACCGCGTTCAGGTGTGCCACATCTGCACGTTCTCTGGTATTTACCTATGATTTGGTTGAGGAAGGGATACTTGAGGCCGATGTCTGAGAACATGGACACTGTGTGGACCGCGTTCAGGTGTGCCACATCTGCACGTTCTCTGGTATTTACCTATGATTTGGTTGAGGAAGGGATACTTGAGGCCGATGTCTGAGAACATGGACACTGTGTGGACCGCGTTCAGGTGTGCCACATCTGCACGTTCTCTGGTATTTACCTATGATTTGGTTGAGGAAGGGATACTTGAGGCCGATGTCTGAGAACATGGACACTGTGTGGACCGCGTTCAGGTGTGCCACATCTGCACGTTCTCTGGTATTTACCTATGATTTGGTTGAGGAAGGGATACTTGAGGCCGATGTCTGAGAACATGGACACTGTGTGGACCGCGTTCAGGTGTGCCACATCTGCACGTTCTCTGGTATTTACCTATGATTTGGTTGAGGAAGGGATACTTGAGGCCGATGTCTGAGAACATGGACACTGTGTGGACCGCGTTCAGGTGTGCCACATCTGCACGTTCTCTGGTATTTACCTATGATTTGGTTGAGGAAGGGATACTTGAGGCCGATGTCTGAGAACATGGACACTGTGTGGACCGCGTTCAGGTGTGCCACATCTGCACGTTCTCTGGTATTTACCTATGATTTGGTTGAGGAAGGGATACTTGAGGCCGATGTCTGAGAACATGGACACTGTGTGGACCGCGTTCAGGTGTGCCACATCTGCTCCGTTCTCTGGTATTTCCTGGAATTAATAAAAACGTATTACTTAGCAAGagtagaaaaaatattaaaaaaaccgacttccaaagatTTTTTTTCGACATGACATCCGAcacggttttttaatttttttttaattattttaagctttttagtgcaagtagtcattgcttgatacctaaaatatcaattcaccatcagaaattcttGAATCttcacggcttaggagttcagtaccttgcagcatcagcattgaggagttgggatccgaagttcaatggtaTAGTCTACGCTTGGcatcaaaaataatattccatcatccgcagttcctgaatcactataatttaggagtgctgtaccctacatcatcagggctgaggagttgggacttggagttcaagtataaagtcgttgcttggtacctacaacattaattcactatgaacacttcctgaatcttggtAACTGGCGGGCAGTAAccatgcagcatcaggattgaggagttggatccagaaatttaaatgggaccaccaTCTTTACATCCTCTGTTGATCAAAAAAaattggccaaacccttctcactctgagaggagacccgtgctctgtagtgagccggcgatgggttgatcatgatgatgaatctcgTAACTGACCTGTATGTGAGAATTGACCAGGAACTCATTGCGTCCTCTGTACCCCCAGTTCGTGATATCCTCACTCTCTGCCACCGTCCAGTGAGGGGGCTCACCATCCGCGTGGTACCACACCCACACTGAACCATCCACCTCGTTGCAGTGGTAGGTCTTGATGGATATACCCTTGGGCACTGGAAGAGATAATCATATTGttcaaaaaaccagccaagtgcgagttagactcgcgcaatgagggttccgtactacaatcgtattttaccgacattttgcacgataaatcaaaaactattatgtctaaaaataaataaaaatctgttttggaatgtacaagtaaatgcatttcatatgataccccacttgggaaagtaatcttactttgaaagttgaaaatagcgatatttgttcatgaacacatttcaatttttttttcttgtgatgtaaccacaaatttacggttttcagatttttctcctaatgtctgctataagacctacctacctgccaaacttaatgattctaggtcaactggaagtaccctgtaggtttcttgacagaccgacagacaacaaagtgatcctataagggttccgtttttccttttgaggtacggaaccctaaaaagatataagcatttaaatatttttgattagaCAGACTGGCAATAagtatagcattttgacgtcacaccttactaactaatgccatagtagcttcgtgccgttttatacaaattttcgttttgcgagaaagagatagaagaccctcaaactccaaaattaaaatacacgtAAGTTTGtgaatctttgttggatttaaaaaaaaatttcagcgtacctacgtcattatttttatcctagtttataataaagtaataaatatttatcaaattcaaaagtaggaaaatacccaattgtcagtaatttaatattctaaatgtatctttgtttttaaataaaaataaatgaataaaaaaatccatCTAGGAGTTCCGTTCTTCATCTCCCAAGATAACGAATGATTAAGGGTAGGGGTCAAAAGTAGATGTAAAGTATAAGGGTCGGAGACAGGGGTCAAGTTTAGAGATCAGGGATCATAACTCtcatccattgaggagttccgttctccatctcccaAGATGAAGAAGGATCAGAACACAAACCTGTGTCCATGCCCGGTATGCTCACGCAGACGCCATCTTGGAACCGCCACTGGTGGAAGGGGCACTGGATACAGTCGCCGCACACCGAGCCGCCCATGGCCAGGTTGGCGCCCAGGTGTGGGCAGTACGCGTCCACTATACGAGCTTTGCCATCCTCTCCTCTATACACGCAGAGGTTTAGACCTGGAAACaagaggattttttttattttttttattttattcagatacaagttagcccttgactgcaatctcacctggtggtaagtgatgatgcagtctaagatgatagcgggctaacctggaaggggtatggcagttttgattaaacccatacccctttggtttctacacggcatcgtaccggaacgctaaatcgcttggcggcacggctttgccggtagggtggtaactagccacggccgaagcctcccaccagaccagaccagaaatttagaaattataaaattccaaacccctgccgggaatcgaacccgggacctcccactattaagaccacagcgctcaccactgcgccagggaggtcgtcaactagCGTTTATTCGCAACTAGCGACTCTCCCCGGCTTTACACGGGTAAAATGTAGAACCTAATGCCACAGTTCACCACAGTTAAGGAACTTGtaaccacagaccaccacctatagacgaaTAATACG
Protein-coding regions in this window:
- the nvd gene encoding cholesterol 7-desaturase nvd, which encodes MATEYNLQNELRCHDTKPNFDVSFYTNFAINLIKICLVVICSYYKVILLSAVMILLLFILYKSYWSPVLYKKELSEIGYNHLPKKDRALHIIRAQNNRKFGNKLPPPYPNGWFSLVESQDLGVADVVPVDALGLNLCVYRGEDGKARIVDAYCPHLGANLAMGGSVCGDCIQCPFHQWRFQDGVCVSIPGMDTVPKGISIKTYHCNEVDGSVWVWYHADGEPPHWTVAESEDITNWGYRGRNEFLVNSHIQEIPENGADVAHLNAVHTVSMFSDIGLKYPFLNQIIGHHTWGAEWMRGDEEHLAKITISQKYIIMKIDVFPLKVTVNQIGPAHVRLNFMSPLGPMMVSQSVTPLAPLLQRVVHRVYSPYYNAPLGAALVFLEASQFQRDVAIWNNKRYVSSPAYAKSDKTIRTFRAWFTQFYSSNSVSLRDAMQNPLDW